A genomic window from Prunus persica cultivar Lovell chromosome G2, Prunus_persica_NCBIv2, whole genome shotgun sequence includes:
- the LOC18784842 gene encoding staphylococcal-like nuclease CAN2: MGLLGKFLRFLLELGDCCKPTGGNSESLGPHGVSAATVGVSGLAHDLFNFETTSQVPEGLSQHVVSSKKAQANWYRKLVETWREAKPPPRTDEEAATLVIQTLKGHKKADVQGLLAFYGLPHPNTLVQVSAGVPTSLPQGVKFEFQTLPVDVKAIPDGDTVTVYVSTEDPRESSCVPSDVKTAAIQRSKARAKKNYTKADELHKKIIDAGYRVLNIQNQEILARKYRIRLRGIDSPESSMPYGKEAKQELVKLIEGKSLRVLVYGEDRYGRCVGDIYSNGIFAQEVMLKKGCAWHYTAYDQRSELARWEEEARLKRVGLWASSNPEKPWEWRKHRREAR, translated from the exons AGCTGGGGGATTGCTGCAAACCCACAGGCGGCAACTCTGAGTCGCTTGGGCCTCACGGCGTCTCTGCTGCCACAGTCGGCGTTTCGGGTCTTGCCCACGACCTCTTCAATTTTGAGACCACCTCTCAg GTCCCAGAAGGACTCAGTCAGCATGTTGTTTCATCCAAGAAGGCTCAAGCTAACTG GTACAGAAAACTAGTTGAGACATGGAGAGAAGCAAAGCCACCACCAAGAACAGACGAAGAGGCGGCTACGCTTGTTATACAAACCCTCAAGGGACACAAAAAGGCTGATGTCCAG GGCTTATTGGCTTTCTATGGTCTCCCTCATCCCAATACTCTGGTCCAAGTTTCTGCTGGGGTCCCAACTTCATTGCCTCAAGGAGTAAAGTTTGAGTTCCAGACACTTCCa GTCGATGTAAAAGCAATTCCAGATGGAGATACAGTGACTGTGTATGTCAGCACAGAAGATCCCAGAGAATCTTCCTGTGTTCCGAGCGATGTGAAGACAGCAGCCATCCAAAGATCAAAAGCACGCGCTAAGAAGAATTATACGAAGGCAGAtgaacttcacaaaaaaatcatTGATGCTGGATATCG GGTACTGAACATTCAAAATCAAGAGATCCTTGCCCGAAAGTATCGGATTCGACTGAG GGGTATAGACTCGCCGGAGAGTTCAATGCCGTATGGAAAAGAAGCCAAACAGGAGTTGGTTAAGCTTATTGAGGGCAAGAGCTTGAGGGTCCTTGTCTATGGAGAAGACCGTTATGGCCGTTGTGTAGGTGACATATATAGCAATGGCATATTTGCACAG GAAGTAATGCTCAAGAAGGGGTGTGCATGGCATTACACCGCCTACGACCAGCGCTCAGAACTTGCAAGA TGGGAAGAAGAGGCTCGATTGAAGCGAGTTGGGTTATGGGCTTCATCAAATCCTGAGAAGCCGTGGGAATGGAGAAAGCATAGACGCGAAGCCAGATGA
- the LOC18784923 gene encoding staphylococcal-like nuclease CAN2 codes for MGLLGKLVKFLLGPCLKPTTTGGDSESLGPYGVSAATVGVSALAHDLFNFEITSQVPEGLSQHVVSSKKAQANWYRKLVEAWREAQPPPRTAEEAARLVIQTLNRQQKAVEGLLAFYGLPLPHTVVQVPAEVPTSWPQGVQFEFQTLPVDARAVADGDGLTVYVSTADPTESSRVPNEVLMAAVRRAKARAKKNYTKANELHKKITDAGYRVLNIQNEEILARKCRIRLRGIDAPENAMPYGQEAKQELVRLLEGKCLRVLVYGEDQFERTVADLHCNGIFVQEELLKKGAAWHYAAYDQRPEFARWEKEARGRRVGLWASSNPEKPWEWRKHRRSGRS; via the exons ATGGGATTATTGGGAAAGTTGGTAAAGTTCCTGTTGGGACCTTGCTTAAAGCCCACAACCACAGGCGGCGACTCTGAATCACTTGGGCCTTACGGCGTCTCCGCTGCCACAGTTGGCGTTTCGGCTCTTGCCCACGACCTCTTCAACTTTGAGATCACCTCTCAG GTCCCAGAAGGACTCAGTCAGCATGTTGTTTCATCCAAGAAGGCTCAAGCCAACTG GTATAGAAAACTAGTTGAGGCATGGAGAGAAGCACAACCACCGCCAAGAACAGCCGAAGAAGCAGCTAGGCTTGTTATACAAACCCTGAACAGACAGCAAAAGGCAGTTGAG GGCTTATTAGCTTTCTATGGTCTTCCTCTTCCCCATACTGTGGTCCAAGTCCCTGCTGAAGTCCCAACTTCATGGCCTCAAGGAGTACAGTTCGAGTTCCAGACACTACCG GTTGATGCAAGAGCAGTTGCAGATGGCGATGGACTGACAGTCTATGTCAGCACAGCAGATCCTACGGAGTCATCCCGTGTTCCGAATGAAGTGCTAATGGCGGCCGTCCGAAGAGCAAAAGCACGCGCTAAGAAGAATTACACAAAAGCAAATGAACTTCACAAAAAGATCACTGATGCTGGATATCG GGTactaaatattcaaaatgagGAGATCCTTGCCCGAAAGTGTCGGATTCGACTGAG GGGTATAGATGCACCAGAGAATGCAATGCCCTATGGACAAGAAGCCAAACAGGAGCTGGTTAGGCTTCTTGAGGGAAAGTGTTTGAGGGTCCTTGTCTATGGGGAAGATCAATTTGAGCGCACTGTAGCTGACTTACATTGCAATGGCATATTTGTACAG GAAGAACTGCTCAAGAAGGGGGCTGCATGGCATTACGCAGCCTATGACCAACGTCCGGAATTTGCCAGA TGGGAAAAAGAGGCTCGAGGGAGGCGAGTCGGGTTATGGGCTTCATCAAACCCTGAGAAGCCATGGGAATGGAGAAAGCATAGGCGCTCAGGCAGATCATGA
- the LOC18787648 gene encoding uncharacterized protein LOC18787648 isoform X1: MGKALPTATRFQEFTRVVSADKLPGRPRRTKQVSQVRISPPQAPKSESFRVDPERIKLKMESSEGQSRVPLARVVSDCVKRWFQDTLKEAKAGDSSMQVLVGQMYYSGYGVSRDAKKGQAWMNRASKSRTSVWKVSNKPPGYNASDSNSDELEEDAK; this comes from the exons ATGGGAAAGGCACTTCCTACAGCGACCAGATTCCAAGAGTTCACCAGAGTTGTCTCTGCGGACAAGCTCCCAGGCAGGCCCAGACGCACCAAGCAAGTCTCGCAAGTCCGAATTTCGCCCCCACAAGCACCCAAATCGGAGAGCTTTCGGGTCGACCCGGAGCGAATTAAGCTGAAGATGGAGAGCTCCGAGGGCCAGAGCCGGGTTCCGCTGGCCCGGGTGGTCTCAGACTGCGTGAAACGGTGGTTCCAGGACACGCTCAAGGAGGCCAAGGCGGGTGATAGCTCCATGCAGGTCTTGGTGGGTCAGATGTATTACAGCGGCTATGGCGTTTCTAGAGACGCCAAAAag GGGCAGGCTTGGATGAATAGAGCTTCGAAAAGTCGAACTTCGGTTTGGAAAGTGAGTAATAAACCTCCAG GTTATAACGCAAGTGATTCAAACTCGGATGAATTGGAAGAGGATGCAAAATAA
- the LOC18787648 gene encoding uncharacterized protein LOC18787648 isoform X2, producing the protein MGKALPTATRFQEFTRVVSADKLPGRPRRTKQVSQVRISPPQAPKSESFRVDPERIKLKMESSEGQSRVPLARVVSDCVKRWFQDTLKEAKAGDSSMQVLVGQMYYSGYGVSRDAKKAWMNRASKSRTSVWKVSNKPPGYNASDSNSDELEEDAK; encoded by the exons ATGGGAAAGGCACTTCCTACAGCGACCAGATTCCAAGAGTTCACCAGAGTTGTCTCTGCGGACAAGCTCCCAGGCAGGCCCAGACGCACCAAGCAAGTCTCGCAAGTCCGAATTTCGCCCCCACAAGCACCCAAATCGGAGAGCTTTCGGGTCGACCCGGAGCGAATTAAGCTGAAGATGGAGAGCTCCGAGGGCCAGAGCCGGGTTCCGCTGGCCCGGGTGGTCTCAGACTGCGTGAAACGGTGGTTCCAGGACACGCTCAAGGAGGCCAAGGCGGGTGATAGCTCCATGCAGGTCTTGGTGGGTCAGATGTATTACAGCGGCTATGGCGTTTCTAGAGACGCCAAAAag GCTTGGATGAATAGAGCTTCGAAAAGTCGAACTTCGGTTTGGAAAGTGAGTAATAAACCTCCAG GTTATAACGCAAGTGATTCAAACTCGGATGAATTGGAAGAGGATGCAAAATAA
- the LOC18785114 gene encoding wound-induced protein 1 gives MRLLTGDQNESFQFSPQSIDCFGPTVLVEGCDRDCSISWVHAWTVTHGIVTQVREYFNTSLTVTRLGKNTSPSSSAQSSPSSFSSKSSSSTAEITSFHCPSVWESSVSDRVGKSVPGLVLAI, from the coding sequence ATGCGCCTCCTCACCGGCGACCAAAACGAATCGTTTCAATTCAGTCCCCAGTCCATCGATTGCTTCGGGCCCACCGTCCTCGTCGAGGGCTGCGACCGAGATTGCTCCATCTCGTGGGTCCACGCTTGGACCGTCACTCATGGGATAGTCACCCAGGTCAGGGAGTACTTCAACACTTCCCTCACCGTAACCCGCCTCGGTAAAAATACCTCTCCCTCTTCCTCCGCTCAATCCTCGCCGTCCAGCTTCTCTTCCAAGTCCTCCTCATCGACGGCCGagattacctcgttccattgcCCGTCCGTTTGGGAGAGCAGCGTCTCCGATCGGGTCGGGAAGTCCGTGCCGGGTCTGGTCCTCGCAATCTAA